The Polyangium aurulentum genomic interval CACGTCCGGATCCTCGAGGTCCACCGACGGCCGCGCGCCCAGCCTGTCGCGGAGCTGATCGACGATCGCGTCCTTCGTCTTTTGCGCGATGAACTGCGTGTGCGTCAGGCGGCTGTCCTTGCACGACGCGCGCACCGCGAGCGTCAGGCGCGGGTGGAGAAAAGGACCGAAATCCACCTCGCGCACGCCCTCGTAGAGCGCCTCGCCGCTCGGCGCATCCATCTCGGTCAGGAGCAGGAGCACCCGCACCGCGATCGACAGCTCGATGCAGGCGCGATAGCCCTCCTCGATCGGACCCTCGAAGTGCACGCCTCCGCGATCGGCGCGCACCTTGCGAAAGCGCTTCTCGCGCAGCTCGTCGCGCAGCGCCACCTCGGTGCCCTTCGCCGCCGTGGCGAAGAACCGCAGCCACGGAACGCGCTCGTCGCTCAAGACGCCCTCCTCGCGCGGCAAACGGGCGCCACGGCAGGCGAGGGGACGGGCAGGACGAACAGGCGGGGCGTCATGGCCAAGCCTCCTACGTTGCCCGGGGCGGACGCGCAAGGGCGCTCGGTGCGCTCTTGCCGCCCCCCTGCGCCTTCACTTACCCTCTCGCTCATGGCTAACCCGACTGCTGTCCTCGAGACCTCGCTTGGTAACATCAAGATCGAGCTGTACGTCGACAAGATGCCCATCACCGCGGGCAACTTCATCAAGCTCGCGAAGAGCGGATTTTACGATGGGCTGCACTTCCACCGCGTGATCAACAAGTTCATGCTCCAGTTCGGATGCCCGCACAGCCGCGATCCGAAGAGCCGGCTCGCCGGCACGGGCGACGGGCCCGAGGGCACCATCCAGGACGAGCACCCCGCGAACGCCAAGCTCTCGAACGAGCCCGGCACGCTCTCGATGGCGAACACCGGCCAGGCCAACAGCGGATCTTGCCAGTTCTTCATCAACACCGTGCACAACGACTACCTCGATTGGTTCACCCCCGGCCCCTCCAAGCACCCGGTGTTCGGCCGCGTGATCGAGGGCATGGACGTCGTGCACAAGATCGAACAGACGCGCACCGACGGCGAAGATCGCCCGATCACGCCGATCCGCATGAACCGCGTCACCGTTCAGGAATCCTGAAGCCCGCGGCCGCGTTCGCGGCATGCAGACCTCTCCAATCCTCCCCACCATGATGCTCCGCACCCCGTTCGCGATCGCGTCCGCGATGGTCCTTTTCGGCTGCGCAGCTCGCTCGGCGGCGCCCTCGCCCGCCGTGGAGCTGCGCCCCGGCCCTGCGGCGAGCCCGCCCGACGCGAGCGGCGGTGACGGAGGCGAGATTCTCCTCTGGGGTCGAACAGGCGACGCGCCCCCGCGCACCTACCGCCTCGCGCCCGACGGCACGGGGCGCGTCATTGCCGAGGAGGAGGGCATCGTCATCGCGACGTCCCGCGGTGAATGGCGCTGGGAGACGAGCGGGGTGAGCGTCGCGACCAAGCCCTGCGATTGGGGCAATGGCCCGGAAGGCGAGGCGGGCACGGGCTCGATGACGCGCGCGTCGCTGCGCCTGCGCGCGGGCGGCAACGAGCACCAGGACGTGATCGTCCCGACGGCGCCCGACGGCGTGGCCGAGATTGAGCACGTCGTGACCGTGAATGGCAGCGTGGGGCCGGTCCTCTTTCTCGAGGAGGGGACGTACGAATACGCGTGCGGCGCGCACGGCGGCTCGGAGGCCGAGTTTCACGCGTGGGACGTCGAGCGCGGCAAGGCGATCGACCTGCTCGCCCAGGTGCCGGATCTGGGCACGCTGAAGGTGCGGGCCGAAAAGATCCTCGACGACGGCGAGGAGGATCCGGAGGAGGCGCGAAGGGAGGACAGCCCGCCCGAGCTCGTGCAGCTCTTGCCGGTGTACGACGCGCAGGGGCGGCTCAAGCTCGACGGGCAATTCGCGCGGTTTGCCTGCTATGCGTGCGGCGATGGGATGTGGAGCTCGTACACGCGCAGCGCCGTGATTCCGAGCGGCTGGATCCCCGAGCGGCTCGCGCCCTTCGCGGCGCCGCCCGAGGGCGTGACGGCGTTTGTCTCCGCGCGTCGGGGATTCAAGCTCGGCGGCTGGTCGCGGCGCTGAGCTCCCTCACTTCACCGAGATGGGCGGCGCCCGGTTTGCCCAGGGTGCGGCTCCCTCGAGCTGGCCTGCGAGCCGGAAGAGCGTCGCCTCCTGGCCGGAGCGCGCGACGAATTGCACGCCGATCGGCAAGCCCTCGTCCGTGAAGTGGAGCGGCACGCTCATCGCCGGGTTGCCGGAGACGTTGAAGAGCGGCGTGAACGCCCCGAAGGCGAAGAGACGATCGTAGATCTCGTCCGCCGTGAGGCCGGGCTCGTTCACCTTGAACGTGCCGATCGGCGCGGGCGGCGCAGCTTGCGTGGGCGTGAGCAGGATGTCGTATTGCGTGAAGAATTGCCCCACGGCGCGGGTGAGCATGTCGCGCGCGCCGAACGAAGAAA includes:
- a CDS encoding peptidylprolyl isomerase; translation: MANPTAVLETSLGNIKIELYVDKMPITAGNFIKLAKSGFYDGLHFHRVINKFMLQFGCPHSRDPKSRLAGTGDGPEGTIQDEHPANAKLSNEPGTLSMANTGQANSGSCQFFINTVHNDYLDWFTPGPSKHPVFGRVIEGMDVVHKIEQTRTDGEDRPITPIRMNRVTVQES